The sequence AATACTTTTCGACAAAAAAACTCTAATTTTGCGGTAATTAATAGATTAAACAGATATGAATCGTTATTTAGCACTCATTATATGTGTTTTTTTGTGGAGTGGAGTTACATTCGGACAAGTTAGTTACGGAGGGAAACCATTAATGGCAAAAAACAATTCTATTTTAAGGAGTGACATAGAAGCTTTAAGCTTTTTAGAGATGCCAAGTTTCGACTTAGATTCTGTTTTCGCTTCCGATGGCATAGGTAGAGATGAAATAAGAACGGGATTCCCATTCGCTTATAAATTCCATACAAATATAAAACGAGGAGTTGATGGCACAGAAACAATCCTTCAAGGAGGAACTAAAGTTTGGAGAGTTGGAATAAAATCAGAAGGAGCTCATTCTATAAACTTATTGTTTACGGAGTTTGAAATACCCGAAGGCGGAAAGTTATTTGTATATAATGCCGATGGTTCTTATATAATAGGAAGTTTCGACCACAGAAACAACTCCGAACAAAAAACTCTTCCACTAAGACCAGTTGCGGGAGATGCTATAATAGTAGAATATTCAGAACCTGAAGATGTTGAATTTGAAGGAAGACTTACAATAGGCGAAGTTAATCACGACTACAGAGATATTCTTAATTCGGAGTATTTAAGAAAAGAACCCGATGCCGACCACGCATCTAATTATTTATGTATGCCTGATGCTCTTTGCGAAGACGTTGACGAAACCCTTATACGAGCAACTGTTTTAATTATGATAAATGGCAACATTGCTTGTTCGGGAGTTTTATTAAACAACACAAACAACGATGAAAAGCCTTATTTATTAACTGCGGTTCATTGTTTTCACTCTACAAACCCACCTGTATTCCCTAAAGAATACGAGTTTTATGTGGGAAGAGCCGAAACTGTTATTACTTTTTTCAACTACAATCGCCAAGAATGTGGAAGTAAAATGAAAGCGACCGAACAATTATCTACAGCTATGGCTTATCCTCGTGTTATTTTGGAAAATAAAGATATAGCATTGTTAGAACTTCAGGAAAAACCACCCTTATATACTAATCATTATTATGCAGGTTGGAATATAGATCAGACACTAAATTCCTATCCTTACATAAACCTACACCACCCTTCGGCTGCTGTCACTAAATATGGGTTATATAATAAAACCTTAAATATGGGAAGCTATCCCGGTAGTTTTTTTGATAATTATTCGCATTGGATAGTTTCTGGTTGGGACGTAGGTTCTACTTATGGAGGCTCGTCTGGGTCGCCCCTTTTTAATTCCGACAATTTAGTAGTCGGAGGTTTAACTGGCGGTAGTTCTAATTGCACCAATACTTCACCCAACGGCAACAGCGACTACTTCTTCGCATTAAAAGCCGGCTGGGAAACCGAAGACGAAACAAATCAACTTAAAACTTATTTAGACCCTTTAGATTTAGGAGCCACTCATTTAAGCGGCTTAGACCCCAACAAAGAAAAACCTTTACACAGAATAAGCAACGTTGCTCTTAATACCTCAGACACTCTTTCCGTTGCAATTTACGAAGATGATATAAACGAAGGATTTGTATTTGGAAATAGCAGTTTACCTATATATGAGTTTGCCGAAGCATTTGAAATAGACACCACTTCGATATTGCAAGGTGTATTTGTTTTTGTTCCCAAGATGCCTTACTCTTACTTTTCGGAAGTAAAAATAAACGTATACTCTGGAGATGAATATCCCGAAGATATTATAGCTTCACAAATACTAAATCCTCAATATTTGAATTATTCTAATGTTGATAGTATTTTCTATTATGCTTCAGTTAAAACATCTTCCGTTGCCACCGAACATTTTGTTCAGTTTGACGATGTTGTGTATCTAAATAAGAAATTCTTTATCGGATACGAAGTAGCAAACTCGACCAACAGCAAGTTTGTAGTTTACAACACTACATCTCTCGAAGACAAAATTAATACTGCTTGGATTAAAGATGAAAAAGGGAACTGGATTACCGCCAACGAATATAATCTTTATCCAATAAAAACATCTTTGGCTATAAATGCCTTGATACAACACAACGACAACCCTGTAGATATAATTGACATTGTAGACAATAAGACTAAAAACAATATTACTTACAACAAACAAAATAATACTCTATCATTCCCTCGCACAACTACTGAAGGAAAATTAGAGATATACTCTATTAACGGACAATTAGTTTACAAACAAATATTAAATACTGGTCAAGAATCCGCATTGTTAAAATCTAATTTGGAAAGAGCAGTTTATATAGTTCGCATAATTACCAACAACGAAGTTTATTCGGAGAAAATTTTGTATTAACAAACATATCGGCAATGTGCAAATATTTC is a genomic window of Dysgonomonadaceae bacterium PH5-43 containing:
- a CDS encoding lysyl endopeptidase (product_source=KO:K01337; cath_funfam=2.40.10.10; ko=KO:K01337; pfam=PF13365; superfamily=50494,51110; tigrfam=TIGR04183; transmembrane_helix_parts=Inside_1_4,TMhelix_5_24,Outside_25_758) translates to MNRYLALIICVFLWSGVTFGQVSYGGKPLMAKNNSILRSDIEALSFLEMPSFDLDSVFASDGIGRDEIRTGFPFAYKFHTNIKRGVDGTETILQGGTKVWRVGIKSEGAHSINLLFTEFEIPEGGKLFVYNADGSYIIGSFDHRNNSEQKTLPLRPVAGDAIIVEYSEPEDVEFEGRLTIGEVNHDYRDILNSEYLRKEPDADHASNYLCMPDALCEDVDETLIRATVLIMINGNIACSGVLLNNTNNDEKPYLLTAVHCFHSTNPPVFPKEYEFYVGRAETVITFFNYNRQECGSKMKATEQLSTAMAYPRVILENKDIALLELQEKPPLYTNHYYAGWNIDQTLNSYPYINLHHPSAAVTKYGLYNKTLNMGSYPGSFFDNYSHWIVSGWDVGSTYGGSSGSPLFNSDNLVVGGLTGGSSNCTNTSPNGNSDYFFALKAGWETEDETNQLKTYLDPLDLGATHLSGLDPNKEKPLHRISNVALNTSDTLSVAIYEDDINEGFVFGNSSLPIYEFAEAFEIDTTSILQGVFVFVPKMPYSYFSEVKINVYSGDEYPEDIIASQILNPQYLNYSNVDSIFYYASVKTSSVATEHFVQFDDVVYLNKKFFIGYEVANSTNSKFVVYNTTSLEDKINTAWIKDEKGNWITANEYNLYPIKTSLAINALIQHNDNPVDIIDIVDNKTKNNITYNKQNNTLSFPRTTTEGKLEIYSINGQLVYKQILNTGQESALLKSNLERAVYIVRIITNNEVYSEKILY